CAGAACATATTTTGCTTGAAACATGTAAGACTGAAAACCCTCACCACCACCAAAACCTGTAGTGAAACTCCATTTTGGTGACATATTGAGATCTAAAATCATTCCGCCCATACCTAATGCCCCGGCGGCTTGAGCACCGATACCCACACGGCGAATTTTTCGCATTTCAATACCTGTGTCGGCTTCTTTAAAAGGAATACGCACTTTATCTACTTCGTCATCTTTAACTGATCTACGCGCTTGAGCTTGAGTAGCTGATAAGACGATTAATGTGAGCATTGTCAAAATCATAAGTTTTTTCAAATCTATCCTCCTTGATATTCATGCACGCTTCAGTTTGAGCTACATGTTTAAAAAATCTTAGCTTTGATGCCTTCTTTTTGCAGAAATTCTCTAATATTTTCTTTTGTCATAGGCTCTAACCGCCAAAGTAGCTGATGCAAGAGTTGTAATGTTTTTTCTCCGTCAGCAGTACGTATTTTTGAAGTCATAAAATGTACGTCGTCAGAAATCTCAACCATATTTTTAAGAAGCTTTGTCACTTCAACATTTTTAGTCGTCTTATCGAGTTGGGTTAATGTTCGATTGAGATTTGTCACAAGATTATCAAAGAGTTGAAGTGTATGTGTGACACTTCCTTCATTTTTGCTTACGAGTTCTAGAATTTTTCCTGCCAAACCATAACTCTGGGAGATCAGCTGATCAATTCGTGGAGGATCTTCTCCTCGAACGACAGCATTCGCAGACAAGACTGGGGATTCAATTGAACCGGGGCTCACCTCTAAAAATTTTTCGCCGATAATACCCGCAAGATTGATAAAGAATTTACTATCGTAGCGAATCGCTTCACGGGCTTTTTTATCGATACTGACAGTAAGTTTTAATTTTACTTCATTACCCTGAACATCTTTTTGAAATGGTGCAAAATCAATACGTTCTACTTTTCCGACTTTGATGCCCATAACTCGCACAGGAGAACCCACTTCGATTCCGCCAGCAAAATTATATTGAACGTAAACGGTATATGCGTTTGAAAAGGGATTTAAAACACCCATCAACCAGGCGAAGATAATGATCATCACTACTGCACCGGTAAATAATAAACCTACTTTTGTTTCAATCTTCACAGCCGCGCGCCCTCGTTGAATGCCTTTAATAAAGGTAACTAAAAAGATAAGTTAAAATAAAGTCTAATATGATGATGGTTACAGCATTAGCGACGACGGATTGTGTCGTGGCCGTACCAACCCCTTCTGCACCGGGTTTACAATTGAATCCATAGTAACAGCTAATAATCGGTATCACGCTACCAAAAACACCAGCTTTCACGATGGCCAGAGTGAAGTCTTTAAAACCAGCAAACTGGTTCACAGCGCTGATGAACGAACCCATCGTCACATCAAGATGACTGATACTTACTAACATTCCAAAAAATAGACACGTTGCATTACCCAAAACTACAAGCGCCATGCTGGCAAAAATGCTGGCGATAAAGCGTGGAATCACAAGATAGCGTACCGGTTCAACACTTAAAAGTTTAAGCGCATCGATTTGTTCAGTGATTTGCATAGTGCCAAGCTCAGCTGTGATGCCAGCACCAATTCTTGAAGTTAAAAGGAGTCCGGTGATTACGGGGCCAAGTTCACGTAAAATAAGTAAAGAAACAAAACCCGGTACAAGTGCTGCGGTATGAAGCACAAGTCTCATATGATACGCATATTCTAAGATAGCCACTGATGCTGCAAGACTGAGTGAAAAAAGAATAATCGGCGCACTTTTTACACCGATAAAATAAAGCTGCTGCATGGTTTCTTTGCCACGAAATGGCGGTGTAAATAGCGCATAGAGCACGTCGAAAAAATAGAGCAACATGTTTTTTAATTCTTTGTAAAAAGCTATGAGGCTTACGCCTAAAAACTCAAAAGGTTTTAAGACAACCATTGTTTTTGCAACAAGTTCAGCCATCGTTAAACTCCTAAAATCGTCGATAATGCACGACCTATATAACTTGTGAACCAATCCATTAAATTAATTCCAACCATTGTTGATAATGCAGTGGCCAATACTGTTCGGCCAACACCTTTTGCACCACCCGTTGTCGTATAGCCTTTGTATGTGCAAATAATCGCGAGTAAAACGCTAAACATAAAGCACTTAAAAAGACCGCCTAAAATACTAGTTCCCGTGACGTAAAGTGGGATGGAGCTGATGTATTCATAAAAACTCATATGAGCAACTAATTTGGCCATTACGATTCCGCCCAAAACAGACATTAAAAGTGCAAAGAGCAAAAGAAAAAAACTTGAGATTACGATTCCAATGAGTCTTGGTAAAATCAGATACTGAAGTGGGTTTGTGCCAAGACATTTCATGGCGTCGATTTGCTCAGTCACACGCATGGTACCAAGTTCTGCTGATGTGTACGCACCGACTTTTCCGCTGAGCATAAAGGCAATAAGCAGTGGCCCTAATTCTCTTACCGTTCCACTTGTAGAAAGCCCCCCAAGAACAGAAAGTGCGCTAAATGTTTTAAGTTGCATATTAAACTGCACAGTTAAAAGTGCACCGACGAAAAAACCAGAGGTGGCTGTAGTAAGA
The Oligoflexia bacterium DNA segment above includes these coding regions:
- a CDS encoding ABC transporter permease, with amino-acid sequence MKSLRAFEYIFSEIGAALLFIRDIIRIGIKNPCDRKTLLEQIYQVTTQSLLTTATSGFFVGALLTVQFNMQLKTFSALSVLGGLSTSGTVRELGPLLIAFMLSGKVGAYTSAELGTMRVTEQIDAMKCLGTNPLQYLILPRLIGIVISSFFLLLFALLMSVLGGIVMAKLVAHMSFYEYISSIPLYVTGTSILGGLFKCFMFSVLLAIICTYKGYTTTGGAKGVGRTVLATALSTMVGINLMDWFTSYIGRALSTILGV
- a CDS encoding MlaD family protein, with protein sequence MKIETKVGLLFTGAVVMIIIFAWLMGVLNPFSNAYTVYVQYNFAGGIEVGSPVRVMGIKVGKVERIDFAPFQKDVQGNEVKLKLTVSIDKKAREAIRYDSKFFINLAGIIGEKFLEVSPGSIESPVLSANAVVRGEDPPRIDQLISQSYGLAGKILELVSKNEGSVTHTLQLFDNLVTNLNRTLTQLDKTTKNVEVTKLLKNMVEISDDVHFMTSKIRTADGEKTLQLLHQLLWRLEPMTKENIREFLQKEGIKAKIF
- a CDS encoding ABC transporter permease — translated: MAELVAKTMVVLKPFEFLGVSLIAFYKELKNMLLYFFDVLYALFTPPFRGKETMQQLYFIGVKSAPIILFSLSLAASVAILEYAYHMRLVLHTAALVPGFVSLLILRELGPVITGLLLTSRIGAGITAELGTMQITEQIDALKLLSVEPVRYLVIPRFIASIFASMALVVLGNATCLFFGMLVSISHLDVTMGSFISAVNQFAGFKDFTLAIVKAGVFGSVIPIISCYYGFNCKPGAEGVGTATTQSVVANAVTIIILDFILTYLFSYLY